From one Anopheles cruzii chromosome 3, idAnoCruzAS_RS32_06, whole genome shotgun sequence genomic stretch:
- the LOC128273834 gene encoding muscle-specific homeobox protein tinman: protein MLQQGYYDVTHSDSCTGSESNNNTPFSVKDILGNMVESGAGTVDGAYLNCQMESSSGHFSPYANYSGYDPAYHSSDPYGGLIPHGYLPQPHPHHHDLGYGPSSYDFTNPSASAAQGSGHGPPPHYSHVQSFGYHASGSVSSASSAPAELDQPSYVGSGRPSSGARNAGDQQCHFQAQDVRSIILDTSLDELPTPVSPIGATPTKLKDECFTSPTTCVTSEHVQELDSLCQMNNNNNEDEMLQKESNTQLVTSSRCELRKNGKLRSKRKPRILFSQAQVLELERRFRQQRYLSAPERETLASLLKLTPTQVKIWFQNRRYKSKRVQLETGPPGLKSDASGPPGAQCPSSDSGSSGKDYDDLSVALGPTQATIYGPSAVGSVSLGTPTSGGASAPPPPYSAYGIHYSDQYGTPPPPASTNAYYDQKGAYW, encoded by the exons ATGCTTCAGCAAGGATACTACGACGTGACGCACTCCGATAGCTGCACCGGTAGCGaatccaacaacaacacaccctTCTCGGTGAAGGATATCCTCGGCAATATGGTCGAGTCCGGTGCtgggacggtggacggtgcatATCTCAACTGTCAAATGGAAAG CTCATCCGGTCACTTTTCGCCGTACGCCAACTACTCCGGCTACGATCCAGCTTATCACTCGTCGGATCCGTACGGGGGGCTGATACCTCACGGCTATCTGCCGCAaccccacccccaccaccacgaTCTCGGTTACGGACCATCGTCGTACGACTTTACCAACCCGTCGGCGTCCGCGGCTCAAGGTTCCGGGCATGGTCCGCCTCCGCACTACTCTCACGTGCAGTCCTTCGGCTACCACGCTAGTGGGTCCGTGTCATCGGCATCCTCGGCCCCAGCCGAGCTAGACCAACCTAGCTACGTCGGATCGGGTAGACCATCGTCTGGCGCACGTAACGCCGGAGACCAACAGTGCCACTTTCAGGCTCAGGACGTCCGAAGCATCATTCTGGACACGAGCCTGGATGAGCTGCCGACACCGGTCAGTCCGATCGGTGCCACACCGACCAAGCTGAAGGACGAGTGCTTCACGAGCCCGACGACCTGTGTCACGTCCGAGCACGTGCAGGAACTGGACAGCCTCTGCcaaatgaacaacaacaacaacgaggaCGAGATGCTGCAAA AAGAGAGCAACACACAACTGGTGACGTCATCGCGCTGCGAGCTACGCAAGAACGGGAAACTGCGCTCGAAGCGAAAACCACGCATCCTCTTCTCGCAAGCCCAGGTCCTGGAGCTGGAGCGACGGTTCCGCCAGCAGCGCTACCTGTCCGCACCGGAGCGCGAAACCCTCGCCAGCCTCCTGAAGCTCACCCCGACGCAGGTGAAGATCTGGTTCCAGAACCGGCGTTACAAGTCCAAACGCGTCCAGCTCGAAACGGGGCCGCCGGGGCTGAAGAGTGACGCatcggggccaccgggcgcccAATGCCCCTCCAGCGACTCCGGGTCCAGCGGCAAGGACTACGACGATCTGAGCGTCGCCCTTGGCCCCACACAGGCGACAATCTACGGGCCATCCGCCGTGGGCTCCGTGAGTCTGGGCACCCCGACGTCCGGAGGGGCATCtgctccaccgccaccgtactCCGCTTACGGGATCCACTACTCGGACCAGTACGGGACACCTCCGCCACCTGCCTCGACGAACGCGTACTATGACCAGAAAGGGGCCTACTGGTAG